From the genome of Scytonema millei VB511283, one region includes:
- a CDS encoding DUF4168 domain-containing protein produces the protein MTKFCYLYLLTNFNRMLSRSLLIGAISALSVVAGMPNLHNFSNFNFSTAASAQDFSEAEVNNYARAVLEAEPVRQTALTDLKQSMGSEELPRIACDREDSISNLPDNARSIAKGYCSQYESIVKKYFSSFEEFNQITKTVQNNPDLRQRIQDEMLRLQGSP, from the coding sequence ATGACTAAATTTTGCTATCTCTATTTACTGACCAACTTCAACCGGATGTTATCGCGATCGCTGCTTATTGGCGCAATTAGCGCGTTGAGTGTAGTTGCTGGAATGCCCAATCTGCACAACTTCAGCAATTTCAACTTCAGCACTGCCGCATCTGCCCAAGACTTCAGCGAAGCAGAAGTTAACAATTATGCTAGAGCTGTTTTGGAGGCAGAACCAGTCCGCCAAACGGCTTTAACCGATCTCAAACAAAGTATGGGTTCTGAAGAGTTACCCCGCATTGCGTGCGATCGCGAAGATAGCATCTCTAACCTACCAGATAACGCTCGCAGTATTGCCAAAGGATATTGCTCGCAGTATGAATCAATTGTGAAAAAATACTTTAGTTCTTTTGAAGAATTTAATCAAATTACCAAAACAGTCCAAAACAATCCCGATTTAAGACAGCGAATTCAAGATGAAATGCTGCGACTACAAGGTAGTCCTTAA
- the holA gene encoding DNA polymerase III subunit delta, with translation MPIYFYWGEDEFSLQQAVNDLRDRVLDPNWMSFNYTQIPPTQPDAVIQGLNQAMTPPFGMGSRLVWLVDTTICQNCSDDLLAELKRTLPAIPETSVLLLTSRNKPDGRLKSTKLFQEHAKVQEFALIPPWKTDLLLQQVRQAAQSLGVKLTPSAVEAIVESVGNDTRLLYNELEKLKLYAGENSPPIGENVVADLVKVNTQNSLKLAEAIRQGDTNKTLILIGQLIGRNEPVLKIVATLIGQFRTWLWVKLMLERGENSEQQIAQAAEISNPKRVFILKREVMQISTQQLIAALPVLLELEVSLKQGAEQITTLQTKAIALCQIFSSSNS, from the coding sequence GTGCCAATCTACTTCTACTGGGGTGAGGATGAGTTTTCATTGCAACAAGCAGTTAATGATTTGCGCGATCGCGTCCTCGATCCAAATTGGATGAGTTTTAACTACACGCAAATTCCGCCTACACAACCCGACGCTGTAATTCAAGGACTCAATCAAGCAATGACACCACCATTTGGGATGGGTAGTCGTCTTGTGTGGCTGGTGGATACAACTATTTGTCAAAATTGTTCGGATGACTTATTGGCTGAACTAAAACGCACCCTACCAGCTATTCCCGAGACTTCAGTTTTGTTACTGACAAGTCGCAATAAACCGGATGGCAGGCTGAAATCGACTAAACTTTTCCAAGAACATGCCAAGGTACAGGAATTTGCGCTGATTCCACCGTGGAAAACCGATTTACTGCTTCAACAGGTACGGCAAGCCGCCCAAAGTTTAGGTGTGAAGCTCACTCCCAGTGCAGTAGAAGCGATCGTTGAATCTGTAGGAAATGATACGCGACTGCTTTATAACGAACTGGAAAAGCTCAAACTCTATGCAGGTGAGAATTCCCCACCTATAGGCGAGAATGTTGTAGCAGACTTGGTTAAAGTCAATACTCAAAATAGTTTAAAGCTAGCAGAAGCAATTCGTCAGGGAGATACAAACAAAACGCTGATCCTCATCGGGCAGTTAATCGGTCGCAACGAACCTGTACTAAAAATCGTGGCGACATTGATCGGGCAGTTTCGAACTTGGCTATGGGTGAAGCTAATGTTAGAACGAGGCGAAAACTCAGAACAACAGATCGCCCAAGCCGCAGAAATTAGTAATCCTAAACGAGTATTTATTCTCAAACGAGAAGTGATGCAAATTTCTACACAGCAACTGATCGCTGCTTTACCCGTCTTGCTGGAATTAGAAGTGAGTTTGAAACAAGGTGCAGAACAAATAACGACGTTGCAAACAAAAGCGATTGCCCTTTGCCAGATTTTTTCATCATCTAACAGCTAG
- a CDS encoding precorrin-8X methylmutase encodes MNVPIHPIMTQSFAVIDREIGTHKDKFSPSEYAIVRRVIHSTADFEFQHLIRFSPNAIDAGIRAIRDRVPIITDVGMVKQGVVNLLRKTFDNPLISAVEGVEVALPGKTRTETGLIQSYEKFPTAIFAIGNAPTALLALCQELENASALPALVIGAPVGFISVVESKAALARSPINQIRVEGRKGGSSVAAAILNALIMLALERESEVGSRESEVGIN; translated from the coding sequence GTGAACGTCCCTATCCATCCCATCATGACGCAGAGTTTTGCGGTTATCGATCGCGAAATTGGCACGCACAAAGATAAATTTAGCCCATCTGAGTATGCGATCGTCAGACGGGTAATTCATAGTACGGCTGATTTTGAGTTTCAGCATTTGATTCGTTTTAGTCCCAATGCCATTGACGCAGGAATTCGGGCAATTCGCGATCGCGTGCCGATTATTACTGATGTAGGAATGGTGAAACAGGGTGTAGTGAATTTGCTCAGAAAAACTTTTGATAATCCACTTATTAGTGCTGTAGAAGGAGTTGAAGTAGCTCTTCCAGGCAAAACCCGCACGGAAACAGGATTAATCCAGTCTTATGAAAAGTTTCCTACAGCAATTTTTGCGATCGGTAATGCTCCCACAGCGCTTTTAGCTTTATGTCAAGAGTTAGAAAACGCCAGTGCGCTACCAGCTTTGGTAATTGGTGCGCCAGTAGGTTTTATCTCAGTAGTTGAATCTAAAGCTGCATTAGCTCGATCCCCAATCAATCAAATTCGTGTAGAAGGACGCAAAGGAGGTTCCTCCGTCGCCGCTGCGATCTTAAATGCTTTAATTATGCTGGCACTAGAACGGGAGTCGGAAGTCGGGAGTCGGGAGTCGGAAGTCGGAATTAACTGA
- a CDS encoding bifunctional cobalt-precorrin-7 (C(5))-methyltransferase/cobalt-precorrin-6B (C(15))-methyltransferase, with amino-acid sequence MTPIHVIGIGLDGTEGLVDSVRQLVVEAKLLVGSDRHLNYFPHHPAPRLMLGDFTDAIAQLRRCLADGKDGIVILVSGDPLFFGLGRLLLAELPPEQLTFHPHLSSIQLAFNRLKVPWQDARAISAHGRSLDELIQALQQGVEKIAVLTDKTNNPHAIARLLVSLDLRDRYQLWVCENLGGEDEVCREINCNVSTDNLSFAPLNIVVLLRQSEPELQLNLANLPQLGIPDRLFLSFSDRPGLMTKREVRLLILGELALQPEQIVWDIGAGTGSVSIEIARLFPTSKIYAIEKTAAGSALIAQNCQRFGVKNVTSIHGTAPEILQNLPRCDRVFIGGSSGNLSSILDTCSCLSPSGVLVIALATLEHLSTALDWFKHQNNWEYQLLQVQLSRSVPIAQLTRFAPLNPVTIITAKHL; translated from the coding sequence ATGACACCAATACACGTAATTGGCATTGGATTAGATGGAACTGAGGGACTGGTTGATTCAGTACGTCAATTGGTTGTGGAGGCAAAATTACTTGTAGGGAGCGATCGCCATTTAAATTACTTTCCCCACCACCCAGCACCGCGCCTGATGCTAGGAGATTTTACCGACGCGATCGCGCAACTTCGCCGTTGTTTAGCAGATGGTAAAGATGGTATTGTCATTTTAGTCTCGGGCGATCCGTTATTTTTTGGTTTAGGACGATTGCTACTTGCAGAACTCCCACCAGAACAACTAACTTTTCATCCCCACCTCAGCTCGATACAGTTAGCATTTAATCGGCTCAAAGTTCCCTGGCAAGATGCTAGAGCAATCAGCGCTCACGGGCGATCGCTCGATGAATTAATTCAGGCGTTGCAGCAAGGGGTAGAGAAGATTGCCGTATTGACGGATAAAACAAATAACCCTCATGCGATTGCCCGTCTATTAGTATCGCTAGATCTACGCGATCGATACCAACTTTGGGTATGCGAAAATTTGGGTGGCGAGGACGAAGTATGTCGAGAGATTAACTGTAACGTTTCTACAGACAATCTGTCTTTTGCACCTTTAAATATTGTTGTCTTACTCCGCCAATCCGAGCCAGAACTGCAACTGAACTTAGCCAACTTACCGCAACTAGGGATACCAGATCGTTTATTTCTCAGTTTTAGCGATCGCCCAGGATTAATGACAAAGCGAGAAGTACGTCTCTTAATTTTAGGCGAACTGGCGCTGCAACCCGAACAAATCGTTTGGGATATTGGGGCGGGAACTGGTTCGGTTTCGATTGAAATTGCTCGGTTATTTCCCACTAGTAAAATTTACGCAATTGAAAAAACAGCAGCTGGTAGCGCGTTAATTGCTCAAAACTGCCAACGATTTGGCGTAAAAAACGTTACCTCAATCCACGGTACTGCGCCAGAGATTTTACAAAATCTTCCTAGATGCGATCGCGTTTTTATCGGTGGTAGCAGTGGTAACTTATCCTCTATTCTAGACACCTGCTCCTGCTTATCTCCTAGCGGAGTTTTAGTCATAGCTCTTGCTACCCTAGAACACCTCAGCACGGCTCTAGACTGGTTTAAGCATCAAAATAACTGGGAATACCAACTATTGCAAGTCCAACTCTCCCGCTCCGTACCCATAGCGCAACTCACCCGCTTTGCCCCTCTGAATCCGGTAACAATTATCACAGCTAAACATCTTTAG
- a CDS encoding CPBP family intramembrane glutamic endopeptidase encodes MTDDNFYLKRANRGSYNCQILMSFQTIAPVSMIQVTEFFLVWTACWLPLAIGCAIAIKWRPSQPITSGQKLPLIASLYAIAPLILWQASQILAVPFTNWGFTWNWHLLISSGVGFVIGAIGITSLFAGQIALGWVKWQQSEPKKSRQIASVVLLTLLLAVWISGTEELIFRGFVFTQLERDFYLGWAAAISSLIFALLHLVWEQKETLPQLPGLWLMGMVLVLARWVDNGSLGLAWGLHAGWVWAIACLDTLQVVVYTDNVAEWVTGKYGKPLAGVVGLLFLLATGTIIWLYRVFYA; translated from the coding sequence GTGACCGATGACAACTTTTATCTGAAGCGTGCTAATCGCGGATCGTATAACTGCCAAATCTTAATGTCATTCCAGACAATTGCACCTGTATCGATGATACAGGTGACAGAATTTTTTCTAGTATGGACTGCTTGCTGGCTACCACTAGCAATTGGCTGCGCGATCGCAATTAAATGGCGACCGTCTCAACCAATTACAAGTGGACAAAAATTACCACTGATTGCCTCACTTTACGCGATCGCGCCCTTGATTTTATGGCAAGCCAGCCAGATTTTGGCAGTACCTTTTACTAATTGGGGTTTCACCTGGAATTGGCATCTGTTAATTTCTAGTGGTGTGGGTTTTGTAATTGGCGCGATCGGCATTACTAGTTTATTTGCTGGACAAATAGCTCTTGGTTGGGTGAAATGGCAGCAATCCGAACCAAAAAAATCTAGACAAATTGCATCAGTTGTGCTGCTAACTTTACTATTAGCAGTGTGGATTAGCGGCACGGAAGAATTAATTTTTCGCGGCTTCGTTTTCACTCAATTAGAACGCGACTTTTATTTAGGCTGGGCAGCTGCAATTTCCAGTCTAATTTTTGCTTTGTTACATCTAGTTTGGGAGCAAAAAGAAACATTGCCACAATTGCCTGGACTGTGGTTAATGGGTATGGTGTTGGTACTTGCCCGTTGGGTAGACAATGGAAGTTTGGGTTTAGCTTGGGGACTTCATGCGGGTTGGGTATGGGCGATCGCGTGTTTGGATACCTTACAAGTCGTAGTTTATACGGATAATGTAGCAGAATGGGTCACGGGGAAATATGGCAAGCCTTTGGCTGGTGTTGTAGGGTTACTATTTTTACTCGCAACAGGCACGATTATTTGGTTGTATCGAGTTTTTTACGCTTAA
- a CDS encoding AbrB family transcriptional regulator produces MSTETATHPLTGKALLQKVKELSNLPRRERAKACGYYTVTKNSQTRVNLTDFYDALLAARGIPLSPEGPKDGRGREPTYRVSVHKNGQIVIGATYTEAMGLKPGDEFEIKLGYKHIHLIQLDSDKSRDDNLDDEDDE; encoded by the coding sequence GTGAGTACTGAAACTGCAACCCATCCATTAACTGGAAAAGCATTGCTGCAAAAGGTAAAAGAACTTTCTAACTTACCTAGACGAGAAAGAGCAAAAGCCTGTGGCTATTATACGGTCACAAAAAACAGCCAAACTCGCGTCAATTTAACCGATTTTTATGATGCCTTACTCGCAGCAAGGGGCATTCCTCTGAGTCCTGAAGGACCAAAAGACGGTCGCGGACGGGAACCAACCTATCGCGTCAGCGTACACAAAAACGGTCAAATTGTGATTGGTGCTACTTACACCGAAGCAATGGGCTTAAAGCCAGGTGATGAATTTGAGATTAAATTAGGTTACAAACACATTCACCTAATTCAACTCGATAGCGATAAAAGTAGAGACGATAACTTAGACGATGAAGACGACGAATAA
- a CDS encoding succinate dehydrogenase/fumarate reductase iron-sulfur subunit, protein MQVLFKIVRQSENSAPRVQSYQLEVEPGNTILDCLNRIKWEQDGSLAFRKNCRNTICGSCGMRINGRSALACKENIGSEVSRLQLSTGENTNQDTKTPEIIISPLGNMPVIKDLVVDMKSFWNHLEAVDPYVSTGARKIPEREFLQSPAERSQLDRTGNCIMCGACYSECNAREVNPDFVGPHALAKAYRMIADTRDAETATRLEKYNQGTQGVWGCTRCYYCNTVCPMDVAPMDRISQIKQEILPLKDAADSRSIRHRKVLVELVKEGGWIDERKFGLHVVSNYLRDLRGLLSLGPLGLRMLGRGKFPLKFEPSEGVAEVRSLIEAVKGAESRE, encoded by the coding sequence ATGCAAGTTCTGTTTAAAATCGTCCGACAATCAGAAAATTCCGCGCCTCGGGTTCAGTCTTATCAGCTAGAGGTAGAACCAGGAAATACAATCTTAGACTGCTTAAATCGGATTAAGTGGGAGCAAGATGGTAGCTTAGCATTTCGTAAAAATTGTCGCAATACTATTTGTGGTAGTTGTGGAATGCGAATTAACGGTCGCTCAGCTTTAGCCTGTAAAGAAAATATTGGTAGCGAAGTCAGCCGACTGCAATTAAGCACGGGTGAGAACACGAATCAGGATACTAAGACACCAGAAATCATTATCTCTCCTTTGGGGAATATGCCAGTCATCAAAGATCTGGTAGTAGATATGAAGAGTTTTTGGAATCATCTAGAAGCAGTCGATCCCTATGTCAGCACGGGGGCAAGAAAAATCCCAGAACGGGAGTTTTTGCAATCACCAGCAGAGCGATCGCAATTAGATCGAACGGGTAATTGTATTATGTGTGGTGCTTGTTATTCTGAATGCAATGCCCGCGAAGTCAACCCCGATTTTGTCGGTCCTCATGCTTTAGCCAAAGCATACCGCATGATAGCAGATACTCGCGATGCTGAAACCGCAACTCGGTTAGAAAAATATAACCAAGGAACCCAAGGCGTTTGGGGTTGCACTCGTTGTTATTATTGCAACACCGTTTGTCCGATGGATGTTGCACCGATGGATCGCATCAGTCAGATTAAACAAGAAATCTTACCATTAAAAGATGCTGCCGATAGCCGTTCCATCCGTCACCGTAAAGTTTTAGTCGAGTTAGTCAAAGAAGGCGGCTGGATCGACGAGCGGAAGTTTGGACTGCACGTTGTCTCGAATTACCTGCGAGATCTTAGGGGCTTACTCAGTTTAGGACCTTTAGGATTGCGAATGCTCGGACGCGGCAAATTCCCCCTCAAATTCGAGCCTTCTGAAGGCGTGGCAGAAGTGCGATCGCTGATTGAAGCTGTTAAGGGAGCAGAGAGCAGGGAGTAG
- a CDS encoding TolB family protein translates to MCFSLFILLLVSCLSGCSGSPHLLSYPFDPGGRSLNSPAAELSGRVADEFVVFTSDRFGRQDVYLFNLKTSSLVNLPGLNSVDAIASDPDLSADGRYIVFTGSRRGQVGIFLYDRETRQLRNLTANLAAEVRHPTISNDGNRIAFESSANGQWDILVCDRAGNMINVPMNPQ, encoded by the coding sequence ATCTGTTTCTCTCTATTTATATTGCTCCTAGTTAGTTGCCTGAGTGGCTGTAGCGGCTCTCCTCATCTTTTAAGCTATCCCTTCGACCCAGGCGGACGCAGCCTCAATAGTCCCGCAGCAGAATTGTCTGGGCGCGTTGCCGATGAATTTGTAGTGTTTACATCCGATCGCTTCGGGCGACAAGATGTTTATTTATTTAATTTGAAAACGAGCAGTCTCGTAAATCTGCCAGGATTAAACTCTGTTGATGCGATCGCCTCCGATCCCGATTTATCAGCAGATGGTCGCTATATTGTTTTCACTGGCAGCAGGCGAGGTCAAGTTGGTATTTTTCTCTACGATCGCGAAACTCGCCAGCTCAGGAATTTAACGGCAAATTTAGCAGCAGAAGTGCGCCATCCTACCATCAGCAACGATGGCAACAGGATTGCTTTTGAATCGAGTGCTAACGGTCAATGGGATATTTTAGTTTGCGATCGCGCTGGCAACATGATTAACGTGCCGATGAACCCGCAGTGA
- a CDS encoding TolB family protein, with protein sequence MNKSTLRRLLKWLCLALGISILSLAIAACSPGDRQVCLSGSLNSPYSDEQPALSGDGRWLAYVSNRDGKHRLLLYDLQDRCLVSLPRIPAAAIAEHPSLSYTGRYLTYLTSDRGKIVLTLYDRATQQTQTVSQWYQAWVRNPSISPDGRYIAFESSKNGQWDIEILDRGDRIELDIPDGTMTVVSEQ encoded by the coding sequence ATGAACAAATCTACGCTGAGAAGGTTGCTGAAGTGGCTGTGTTTGGCGCTTGGTATAAGTATCTTGAGTTTGGCGATCGCAGCCTGTAGTCCTGGCGATCGCCAAGTTTGTTTGTCAGGCTCCCTGAACAGCCCCTATAGTGATGAACAACCAGCCTTGAGCGGTGATGGGCGTTGGTTAGCGTATGTCTCGAATCGCGATGGCAAGCACCGTTTACTGTTATACGATCTACAAGACCGCTGCCTAGTTTCTCTACCGCGCATTCCCGCCGCAGCGATCGCAGAACATCCGAGCTTGAGTTATACGGGGCGCTATTTAACTTATTTAACGAGCGATCGCGGCAAAATTGTATTGACACTGTACGATCGCGCTACGCAACAGACACAGACTGTCAGCCAATGGTATCAGGCATGGGTGCGCAACCCCAGCATCAGTCCTGACGGACGTTACATTGCCTTTGAAAGTAGTAAAAACGGGCAATGGGATATCGAAATCCTGGATCGAGGCGATCGCATTGAGTTGGATATTCCAGATGGTACGATGACAGTTGTCAGTGAACAGTGA
- a CDS encoding Ycf66 family protein encodes MVNFNFNFASISGIVLAVAGAALYFLRNFRPGLARDHDIFFAAIGLVCGFVLIFQGWRYDPIMQFGQLLLTGGTIFFAVESVRLRSVATEQARRNTRIVDEERPVSSAYQYEAELDEYDPLEEERTIPRRIRGSRDGRSTRTDDYDREYDREDEIPRRYRRDEEEPPRRSSSRSGTERIAPADRTRTSTSKRRSRPESRPLPPETGEEDWNDSSQATREDDWEEKVTRTSKPPRSGSNGSRRAEQADTEVSSRPRKRRPPQNSVYGQDDDVQVPASDYVDYKPIERFDDDRDNSANFDEP; translated from the coding sequence ATGGTCAACTTCAACTTTAACTTTGCGAGTATTTCGGGCATTGTCTTAGCTGTAGCTGGGGCAGCGCTATATTTCCTCCGCAACTTTCGCCCTGGATTGGCGCGAGATCACGACATTTTTTTTGCCGCGATCGGTTTAGTCTGTGGTTTCGTCCTGATTTTTCAAGGCTGGCGGTATGACCCAATTATGCAATTCGGTCAACTGCTGCTGACAGGAGGAACAATATTTTTTGCTGTAGAAAGCGTGAGGCTGCGAAGCGTAGCAACAGAACAAGCTCGACGCAATACTCGAATTGTAGACGAAGAAAGACCCGTTAGCTCTGCATATCAATACGAAGCAGAGTTAGACGAATACGATCCTTTAGAGGAAGAACGCACGATCCCACGGCGGATTCGAGGGAGCAGAGATGGACGTTCCACGCGCACGGACGATTACGATCGCGAGTACGATCGCGAGGATGAAATTCCCCGACGCTATCGCCGTGATGAGGAAGAACCACCCCGCCGCTCGTCGAGCCGTAGCGGGACTGAAAGAATTGCACCTGCCGACCGAACTCGTACTAGCACCAGTAAGCGTCGTTCTCGTCCAGAATCTCGTCCCCTACCACCAGAAACAGGGGAGGAAGATTGGAATGACTCATCTCAGGCAACCAGAGAAGATGACTGGGAAGAAAAAGTGACTCGTACTAGCAAGCCGCCACGCTCCGGTAGCAATGGCTCTAGACGTGCGGAACAAGCGGATACAGAAGTGTCATCTAGACCGAGAAAACGTCGTCCGCCTCAAAATTCAGTCTACGGTCAGGATGATGATGTCCAAGTTCCAGCGTCCGATTATGTCGATTACAAGCCAATCGAGCGGTTTGACGACGATCGCGATAATTCAGCTAATTTTGACGAGCCATAG
- the psbX gene encoding photosystem II reaction center X protein, with the protein MTPSLMNFFFSLLAGLAIVVIPVTVGLIFISQQDKIQRS; encoded by the coding sequence ATGACACCTTCTTTAATGAACTTCTTTTTCAGTTTGCTGGCAGGTTTGGCAATTGTGGTGATCCCAGTCACAGTTGGTTTGATTTTTATTAGCCAACAAGATAAGATTCAACGTTCATAA
- the pdxH gene encoding pyridoxamine 5'-phosphate oxidase has product MNPNVADLRIDYQLEGLQETDVAPNPLRQFQIWFDRALSAQIPEPNAMTLATATTDGLPSARIVLLKGFDERGFVFYTNYQSHKGQELTANPHAALVFWWAELERQVRIEGRVEQVSAQESDEYYRSRPLNSRLGAWASEQSQVVESRAALEQRLLELQTKYENREIPRPPHWGGFRVIPNAIEFWQGRPSRLHDRLRYRLLENGSWAIERLSP; this is encoded by the coding sequence ATGAATCCTAATGTTGCCGATCTTCGCATAGATTATCAACTTGAAGGCTTGCAGGAAACGGATGTCGCTCCGAATCCTTTGCGTCAATTTCAAATTTGGTTCGATCGCGCTCTATCTGCTCAAATTCCCGAACCAAATGCTATGACCTTAGCCACTGCTACGACTGATGGTTTACCTTCGGCTCGAATTGTCTTGCTCAAGGGTTTTGACGAGCGCGGTTTCGTTTTTTATACCAATTATCAAAGTCATAAGGGGCAAGAACTGACAGCCAATCCCCATGCAGCGCTAGTTTTTTGGTGGGCAGAACTCGAACGCCAAGTGCGGATTGAAGGGCGGGTAGAACAGGTTTCAGCTCAAGAGTCAGATGAATATTATCGCAGCCGTCCGTTAAATAGCCGCTTGGGAGCATGGGCTTCCGAGCAGAGTCAAGTGGTGGAAAGTCGCGCAGCTTTAGAACAGCGCTTGCTAGAATTGCAGACCAAGTATGAAAATCGAGAAATTCCCCGTCCGCCGCACTGGGGAGGCTTTCGCGTCATTCCTAACGCAATTGAGTTTTGGCAAGGTAGACCGAGTAGATTGCACGATCGCCTCCGCTATCGCTTACTAGAAAATGGTAGTTGGGCGATCGAGCGGTTGTCTCCTTAG
- a CDS encoding DUF3153 domain-containing protein: MKLSILMASARKIIGQLRLLGIVLLSSLLLSGCVQYQVGVNFDSPNYGEIVQHIQLDERLMSLSGDSVKTWLDSIERRVKQLHGKAKRRSNREVTVTIPFKNGADLTEKFNAFFHYIDKENPNNLTETDLPPIESQLSLKQNNFLLLVRNRLSFDLDLRSLSLISTNTNLAINPTSILDFEFSLNAPWGGRSIEKAENAIPAKKQGNQLIWRLQPGQINHIETIFWLPSPLGIGTIFIILFIALGVYLRDRTAPTLGGSREQGRAGSREQGAV; encoded by the coding sequence GTGAAACTATCGATCTTGATGGCATCAGCTAGGAAAATTATCGGACAGTTGCGCCTATTAGGAATCGTGCTGTTGTCGTCTTTATTACTTTCTGGCTGCGTCCAGTATCAAGTCGGAGTGAATTTTGACAGTCCCAACTACGGTGAAATCGTGCAGCACATCCAGCTAGACGAACGGCTGATGAGTTTGAGTGGTGATTCGGTAAAGACTTGGCTTGACAGCATCGAACGTCGCGTCAAGCAATTGCACGGAAAAGCCAAGCGGCGATCTAATCGAGAAGTTACAGTCACAATTCCGTTTAAAAATGGAGCGGACTTAACAGAAAAATTTAATGCATTTTTCCACTATATTGACAAGGAAAATCCAAATAATTTAACAGAAACAGATTTGCCACCCATTGAGTCTCAATTGAGCTTGAAGCAAAATAATTTTTTATTGTTAGTGAGAAATCGGTTGAGTTTCGACTTAGACTTGCGATCGCTCTCCCTAATTTCCACAAACACTAATCTCGCCATTAACCCCACTTCGATTTTAGATTTTGAATTCAGCCTCAATGCCCCTTGGGGAGGACGCAGCATTGAGAAGGCAGAAAACGCCATTCCCGCCAAGAAACAGGGGAATCAGTTGATATGGCGACTGCAACCAGGACAAATTAATCATATAGAAACTATTTTCTGGCTCCCCAGTCCCCTTGGAATTGGCACAATTTTCATCATTCTATTCATTGCTTTAGGGGTTTATTTACGCGATCGCACTGCGCCAACTTTAGGAGGGAGCAGGGAGCAGGGACGAGCTGGGAGCAGGGAACAAGGAGCAGTGTAG